In Candidatus Contubernalis alkalaceticus, the following proteins share a genomic window:
- a CDS encoding histidine kinase N-terminal 7TM domain-containing protein, which yields MFFNVFSLPLFASAVVAFLLVLFSWRFKEINGAKYFIFLSLAGVIYSLGYALEISTQTLWGSLFWLKIQYIGITTLPAFLILFTLSYTDRDRCITRPLLAVLFFLSLFFMVLVVTLENHEFYYQSVQLNVQSPFPVISFTKGPGYWMYIVYMGAASIFSSLLLFQMWLHSVSMYRRQIAIVLIGSLIPWGANLVYLSFINTWFLDFTPFAFTFSGILFFIGLFRYQLFNLVPIASTALFKQMSEGALVLDQHKRIVDFNLSAAKYLGLTVIDNGKLWEDVLACWPELLSEGEDLFIKNLVEVQRNKDGKLCWFELESFPLKDNSEKVIGQMLVMKEITNRKNAEKALKVSEEHYRILVENANQAIVVYQDEMHKFVNPMAVTLFGGSKEKLLSVSFLEFVHSEDREMVKNRYLKRLNGQDPPDKYNFRIIFEDGSLKWVEISAVLIEWEGNPAVLGLISDITDRKRYEEQLTYLSLHDQLTGLYNYTFFEEELNRLSKSRDYPITIIAADVDGLKFINDTMGHDRGDKLLKICAKVLKKSLRESDILARVGGDEFTVLLPRTENKKGKEIVERIRLQVVRYNKQFIHLPLSISLGIATAKNQQECLRETYKKADDLMYRSKILHGSGARSQIMSTLLAALSERDFITEGHTQRLSKLCKVMGEMMDLSSRQIIDLVLLAQVHDLGKVGIPDHILFKKGPLTEDEWEIMRQHPEKGYRIAVSSPELKEVAELILKHHERWDGNGYPLGIKGKEVPVECRILSIVDAFDAMTNDRPYQKGKSKEEAVEELRRCAGTQFDPELVEKFLSVLDWLIIDEEIDEEIEEEVS from the coding sequence ATGTTTTTCAATGTATTTTCCCTTCCGTTATTTGCATCGGCTGTAGTTGCATTTTTGCTGGTCCTTTTTTCCTGGCGCTTTAAGGAAATTAATGGTGCAAAATACTTTATATTTCTTTCCCTTGCCGGTGTTATCTATTCCCTGGGCTATGCGTTGGAGATTTCTACCCAAACCTTATGGGGGTCTTTATTTTGGCTAAAAATACAATATATAGGCATTACCACACTTCCAGCTTTTTTGATCCTCTTCACTTTAAGTTATACCGATAGAGACCGATGTATCACCAGGCCGTTGTTGGCTGTATTATTCTTTTTATCCCTGTTTTTTATGGTTTTGGTAGTCACCTTAGAAAATCATGAGTTTTATTATCAGTCTGTTCAATTGAATGTACAGAGTCCGTTCCCGGTTATTTCTTTTACTAAGGGCCCCGGTTATTGGATGTATATTGTTTACATGGGAGCTGCTTCTATTTTCAGCTCTCTTTTACTATTTCAAATGTGGCTGCATTCCGTTTCTATGTACCGCCGCCAGATTGCTATTGTTCTCATAGGTTCCCTGATTCCCTGGGGGGCAAACCTGGTTTATCTATCATTTATTAACACCTGGTTTTTGGATTTTACCCCCTTTGCATTTACTTTTAGCGGGATTTTGTTTTTTATAGGCCTTTTCCGTTACCAGCTATTTAATCTGGTGCCAATAGCTTCTACAGCTTTATTTAAACAAATGTCTGAAGGAGCACTGGTTTTAGATCAGCACAAGAGGATTGTGGATTTTAATCTGTCTGCTGCGAAATATCTTGGGTTAACCGTAATTGATAATGGAAAATTATGGGAGGATGTATTGGCCTGCTGGCCGGAACTATTAAGTGAGGGGGAAGATTTATTTATAAAAAATCTTGTTGAAGTGCAGAGGAATAAGGATGGGAAATTATGCTGGTTTGAATTAGAGTCTTTTCCCCTGAAAGATAACTCTGAAAAAGTAATTGGGCAAATGCTGGTTATGAAAGAAATTACAAACCGTAAAAATGCGGAGAAAGCTTTGAAGGTTTCTGAAGAACATTACCGTATCCTGGTGGAAAATGCCAATCAAGCTATTGTTGTCTACCAGGATGAAATGCATAAATTTGTGAATCCTATGGCAGTAACACTTTTTGGAGGCAGTAAAGAGAAACTGCTTTCTGTTTCTTTCCTGGAATTTGTTCATTCTGAAGACCGAGAAATGGTAAAAAATAGGTATCTAAAAAGATTAAATGGTCAAGATCCTCCGGACAAATATAATTTCAGGATTATCTTCGAAGATGGCAGTTTAAAATGGGTTGAAATAAGTGCAGTTTTAATAGAATGGGAGGGTAATCCTGCAGTTTTAGGGTTAATTAGCGATATAACCGATAGAAAACGCTACGAAGAACAGCTGACATATTTAAGCCTTCATGACCAGCTTACCGGTCTTTATAACTATACTTTTTTTGAAGAGGAGCTCAATCGATTGAGCAAAAGCAGGGATTATCCCATAACGATTATTGCTGCTGATGTTGATGGGTTGAAATTTATAAATGATACTATGGGGCATGACCGGGGCGATAAGCTGTTAAAAATCTGCGCAAAGGTATTAAAGAAGTCTCTACGTGAATCGGATATCCTGGCCCGGGTGGGAGGTGATGAATTTACAGTTTTGCTGCCCCGAACAGAGAATAAAAAGGGAAAAGAGATTGTTGAACGAATACGATTACAGGTTGTCCGTTATAATAAACAGTTCATTCATTTGCCTTTAAGTATTTCCCTGGGTATTGCTACGGCTAAAAACCAACAAGAATGCCTTCGGGAGACATATAAAAAAGCAGATGATTTGATGTATCGCAGTAAGATCTTACATGGGAGCGGTGCCCGCAGTCAGATTATGAGTACGCTTTTGGCTGCTCTGTCTGAGAGGGACTTTATTACAGAGGGTCATACCCAGAGACTGTCTAAGCTTTGTAAAGTTATGGGGGAAATGATGGATCTTTCATCCCGGCAGATTATTGATCTGGTTTTATTGGCCCAGGTACACGATCTGGGAAAGGTGGGGATCCCGGATCATATATTATTTAAAAAAGGACCGCTGACAGAGGATGAATGGGAGATAATGCGTCAGCATCCGGAAAAAGGATATCGAATAGCTGTCTCTTCTCCCGAACTTAAAGAAGTGGCGGAGTTAATCCTTAAGCATCACGAGAGATGGGACGGTAATGGTTACCCTCTAGGTATTAAAGGGAAGGAAGTTCCTGTGGAGTGCCGTATCCTCTCTATAGTGGATGCTTTTGATGCCATGACTAATGATAGGCCTTATCAAAAGGGGAAATCTAAAGAGGAAGCTGTAGAAGAATTGAGAAGGTGTGCTGGAACTCAGTTTGATCCAGAGCTGGTAGAAAAGTTTCTGTCGGTATTAGATTGGTTAATTATAGATGAAGAGATAGACGAAGAGATAGAGGAAGAAGTCAGTTGA